One segment of Deltaproteobacteria bacterium DNA contains the following:
- the rplS gene encoding 50S ribosomal protein L19, with protein sequence MGIIEKIEAEQKRDLIEFRPGDTLKVHVRIKEGEKERIQIFQGVCIKKRAGGSRQSFTVRKMSSGIGVERVFPMHSPSVEKVEITHRGRVRRAKLYYLRGLAGKKARLRERDSHRRTASKKS encoded by the coding sequence ATGGGCATCATTGAGAAAATCGAAGCAGAACAAAAACGTGACCTGATTGAATTCCGTCCTGGCGACACTTTGAAAGTGCATGTGCGCATCAAAGAAGGCGAAAAAGAACGTATTCAGATCTTCCAGGGCGTATGTATCAAAAAGCGTGCTGGCGGTAGCCGTCAGTCATTCACCGTTCGCAAGATGTCTTCAGGCATCGGCGTCGAGCGCGTGTTTCCAATGCACTCACCAAGTGTAGAAAAAGTCGAAATCACTCACCGCGGCCGTGTTCGTCGCGCGAAGCTTTACTACTTGCGTGGTCTCGCTGGTAAGAAAGCTCGTTTGCGTGAGCGTGATAGCCATCGCCGTACGGCAAGCAAGAAGAGCTAG
- a CDS encoding YraN family protein, whose amino-acid sequence MAYTLSATNLFTPMDSMTERMDLGMRGEDLACETLVKAGYQIIGRNVRCRRGEIDVIAWDQGTLCFVEVRTRQTTANGHPLETVNSTKQGKLVSSAQAYMDQWEGPWPELRFDVIGVVMDEGPSQTLVKEAFEA is encoded by the coding sequence TTGGCGTACACGCTATCGGCAACAAACCTTTTTACCCCCATGGACTCAATGACTGAACGCATGGACCTCGGTATGCGAGGAGAAGATCTCGCCTGTGAAACACTGGTTAAGGCCGGTTACCAGATTATCGGCCGCAACGTGCGGTGTCGCCGGGGGGAGATAGACGTTATCGCCTGGGACCAGGGCACGCTGTGCTTCGTAGAAGTACGCACACGGCAAACAACTGCTAACGGCCATCCGCTTGAAACCGTCAATTCAACGAAGCAGGGGAAGCTTGTATCTTCTGCTCAAGCGTATATGGACCAATGGGAGGGACCATGGCCCGAGCTGCGCTTTGATGTCATTGGCGTTGTCATGGACGAAGGACCCTCGCAAACCCTCGTGAAGGAGGCCTTTGAGGCATGA